Sequence from the Equus przewalskii isolate Varuska chromosome 11, EquPr2, whole genome shotgun sequence genome:
GACCCCTCCTTTGTTTTGCATGCCCCGGCCCTGCGTGATGCAAGCCCTCCTTTGCTCCTCTTGGTGGTGCGTGTGCAGGTTCATCATAAAGAACGCCAAAAGCACGCTTTTCCAACCTGCACTCACTCACGGTTGTTTACATCTGACCAGGTTTCGAACCAGAAATCTTGCCTCCTGCCCTGGCCCAATCTTGGGTTTCTCCCGAGCACTTGGCCGGGTCTCAGTAGCAGAGCCCTGGCACTGACCTTTCCCAACTGGCATTCCTTTCACCAAGCAAGCTTTGAGGGGGTGGGGACACTGctgcagcagcagaaacaagGGACGCGGGCCCTCTGTGACCACGGGGTCAAGGAAAGGGCTGTGCCTCCACCCTGGGTGTCTCGAGGCGGGTGGGGGCAGCGTTTGTCATCTCTTCCAGTCTGCCACTGAGGCAGGTCCCCGCTGCGGTTCTGAGGACCGAGCCCTCCTGCCACCTCTCCTCCATCTCAGGGCCACAGGCTGCCTGGAGAAAGGCCCGCTCGACGCCTCATCAGCCACTTTGTTACTCTCCAGACCTTAACAAAAGCTGATGGCGGGGAGCAGAGACGGACTGCAcacaggactggggctggccccggggggAGAGAGACGGAGGAGATAGCTGGGCTGTGGTTAAgtcatttattgattttatttctaaaaccCACATAGCGCCACTTTGCCTCTTCCAGAGCTTCAAAGAACTAATTAACCACCCGATGAGCCCACTAGGGAAATGGAGCTTGTGGGGGAAGCAACGAGGTGAAGCCAAGGTCAAAGTGgggagccagccccagggccccgcCCCCATCCCGACAGTTAGGGACAGGGGAAAAATcttccccctctccctgcagTCACTGGAAGCTTAGGGCTTGGTTAGGGAAACGCACTGAACTTGCCTTGTTTCTAAGGCCTCCTTAACCCCTGCAGACCTATGGCAAATCAGTACAGGCATCCTGGCCGGGGCCCAGGCACCCAGGCTGTTCCGGGTAAACAGCAGTGGCCAGCACCAGCTTGAGGCTGGAAAGCAGCCCAGGTCACAGTTGTCCCCACTGGCCAGGTGCCGGGGGCAGCAGGACCGTGCCGTCCCTTAGCCTCCCTGAAAGAAGGAAAGGCAGCCTGGGAAGGGCAGGCTTGACCGCGACTATGCCCAGAGACAGTGCAGCAAAGCCACCGCGGTGGCAGCTGGGTGAGGACCTCACTACCTTGGGGAGACCTGATGTGGATTCTTCTGGTGCCACAGTGGGCACTGTCCACTGCCCTAGACATGAAAGAACAAACAGCCTAAGACCCTTTGCAAAGAAGTGCTTACAAAGCCCAAGATGGGGCGCTTTCTCCCGGCCgccaccccaccccaagcctgCAGAGCTGGCAGGTTGCAAGTCaccagcagagaaagaaaaagccactTGGCAGTTTTAATTTTAGCACTGTGCCTGACAGGCAGGATTAGCTAGCGTGACCTTTAGTGCTGAGGCCTCCCTAGGCCCAGAGTCTTGGTCAGGTGGCAGCTTCCAGGTCTGAATCACAACTGGAGCTCATCAAATGTGGGGGTCTAAGCCCTAGGGAAAGGCCTTCAAAGGGACAGGGACCAGGGGGATGAGGGGTGACCAGGGAGGGGGAACCTGGTTCTCAGCTATTAACTAGTAAACAAGAAGAAGATGGTGAGGCCGCCCCCACAGACGGCCTCCACCAGCCAAGCCACACacggggaggcaggcagggggctTCCCTAATGAATGTCTCTCATTCCCCAGGGAGAAGGGGACAACTGGGGCCAGGTGCTGAACGCAGGTAActggtgctgctgctggtggtggcagagggggtttaagagaaaagaatgaaacagacCCAGAAAACCACACTGCTCTTTTATTCAATGGAACACCCCCCTTTAACGCAGTGTTGAAtcatacaccaaaaaaaaaagcccagaaaagTTTCTGCGGATAACCCAGTGAAGAAGACGCGCATTATACATCATTGTCAACATAATCACTCCATGAAGAGGAAGGGGGGGAAAGGAAGCAGAACGAAAAACAAGGAGCTCAAACCCCTAGACACTGCAAAACATTCAGACGTTTgggattaaaataaaatgtaaaaagagccttccaggaaggagaggaacaaATGGCATCGAGGCAGCTGAGGCGCTCAGAGAGTGTGGACCGGACTCTGTGGGCTGGCAGACGAGCCCACTGCGGCCTGGGCAGCCCCACCGACCGCCAGCACGGGTGCCAGGATGGATGTGGACTCGGGACCTGGAGATTAACCCACTACTCTACGAGGATGGCAGACACAAAAccccacacttaaaaaaaaaaaacacaacaaacaacTTCGGGGGTGGCTATGGCACCTTGAAAATCTCAGAACCAAAGGAACACCCCCTCCCCACTAGCCTGACATAAATGGCCAAAGCCTTTGCCTAAAACCATTTGCTCCTCTCCCCTTGGAAAGAGAAGAGCGaggaatggagaaaagggaaaggaatctAATCGCAGCAGAAGACCGGGGAGAGCACCTCCTTGGACGGAGtctgaagaaaggaagagagaaggaaataacaaaggaaaaagaaaaaaattaataaaaatttcacaATATGGAGCCAGCGTGTTCCGATTCCGTCCACAAAAATAACTCAGGCTGCTTTGCCGAACCATCCTGTCCACCAGGGGCGCTGCTGAGGCTGTCTGCCTGGAAGGGTCACCAATGGGCGCGGAAAGTCCTCACTCTCATGGCTCGGGCCATCGCCGCCGCGGGGAGGGATCCTGGCGGCCCGGTTTGGGAAGAGGCAAAGGGAGTtgggtgaggagagaaagaagacaaagaagacacTCGATGCTACGGGGCGCCAGGAGAGCCCAAGCTGGCGCCCCTACTACCACCTGCCCGTTCCCAAGCGAGTCCTCAGTCGCTTGGCCCAGCCcggtgcgtgcacacacacacatgcgtgcacacaatCACATGCGTGCGTCCCAATGTCTGGCTCCATATGGTGAGGTTCGGCGTGTGTTTAAACGAGAccaattctctctctatataatatatattttcttaaaaaaaccgAGTCTAGTTCTGTGGTGGAGGCGGTGGGGGAGCTGGAGGCATCCCGAAGGGCGGCATGCCCGCCACCCCCATGCCCATCATGGTGACAAAGTTAGAAGGGTCCAtgggaggcggaggaggagggggtggggcatACATCATGCCGGCGGAACCAGGCGGCGGAGGCggcggagggggaggggcccCGGGCGGCAGAGGCGGCTGGACCCCGGGGGGCAGGGGCACCATAGTGGGGTTGCCTTGCATCTGAGGGGCTCCTGGAGAAGCTGCGGCAGCCGCCTGCTGCTGTTGCCATGGCGGGATGGACCCTGTGCCAGCGCTCGTGGTGGTAGTCGTCGTATCTGGGGTGGTAAagaagcccaaggtcacacgcgCGGGGGCACACCGCGGCTCTCTGCGGCTGCTGCCTTGGGATGGGGGGCGAGGGGCATCTGCTCCTTGCTTGGCATGCGGTACGGTGGtggggggcgggcgggcggggctgTCTTGGTGATGGGGAGTGGTGGGGTGGGCAGGACTACCCTGGGGTCAGCCTCGAGGTCTCTGGGCTTAACAGAGTAAGCCCTTTGTCACCAATGCCCCTGGAAGGGCTGAGGGGAAGGTACCAGACACAAGAACCGGCTCTGACATCCCTCCGCCCATCCGCCGCCACCACCGAACGGCACATTCAACCTCAAGGCCACAGCTACTCTCCCCACTGCCCGGTCCCATCCCGGCAATCTCTCAGGCCCCAGTCACAACCCTCTCCAGAGCATGCATGCACCCCTCCCTCCTGACCCCCGGGCATATGCGCAGACTCGGCCAGGCCGTGAGCGCCAGGACTTCTGGCACCCTACCTCCGGCGGCAGGCTCCCCTCCAGGCCCCGCAAACCTCTCCCCAGACACAACCACGCCGAACATCAGCTCCCCTCCAAGACCCCCAGAGGCCACAAGGCCCTTTCTGTTCACCCCCAGCAGAGACCAGAGTCTCATCCCAAGGTGTCTACCCGCCTGCGAGGTTCTTGctcctctcagccccacccccccgacccacccacccccaggagCCCAAAATATTCCACTCACTTTGCTGCCATGGCAAGGGGGTACTGGAAGCCATACTGCTGCTGGGCGGAGGGGGTGGcggaggctgctgctgctgctgttgccatGGGGGAAGAGGAccagagggagggggcgggggctgcccactgggcggcggcggcggtggcggcatCATGCCCATAGGCGGCGGCGGCATCATACCTGCAGGTAGGTGGAGGCGAGAGTGAGGCCTCACGGGAGGAGAGGCTGTGGGACAGGGCCCCACTCACTCCCAGGCCTGGGGAACCCCCCCACAGTGAGCAGACCACAGGCTCCATTACCTTTTCCTTGATGCAGGCGATAGACCCCAGAGCCCACAGGCGTACTTCCCAGGTACTGATCTTGATGGAAGGAAAGAGCAGGGACTTAGCAGGACATTGGAACTGGCTGGGGAAGACACCCCCACCAAGAGCTTTCTCACTCACACAGTGTGCAATCACTACCCTCACGAAAGTAGCTCTGGAACTTTGCTCGTAAGAGGCAGGCCCGTGCCTGCCCCACAAAGCAATTCCGTCCTCAACCAGATAGTCTTGCTCCTTCCAGAGCCCGAGCCTTCGAGAGACACCCAGTGACACTAGGCCGCTTTGAGAGCCGCTTCCAGCCTGCAGCGACCTGCTGTAACCCTCGCTTATCCCAAAGCCCCAAGGGTTCTGGTCTGACACTTACTTACCCATTGGAGGAGGGCCATGGTGCCCAGGTGGGTGGGGGCCCTGGTTCATCGGTGGCGGTGGCGGCTGCATCCAAGGGGGTGGGGGTCCATTAGGGTTGTGCTGCATGGGATGTCCACCATGCCCACCTGTCAGGCTGGGTAATGGGTGTGGGAAGCTGTGGGGGCCACCTCCAGGCCCACCAGGACCACCTCCGTGCATGCCATGGTATGGCCGACTCTCTGAAGGGCCGGAACTCATCCAGGGTGGGCGGCTCTGTGTGGTGGACATGAGAGACTACGTGAGAGCATTTCCCGCCAACGTCCCTGCCTGCTCCCCCTGGTGGCAACACTGTTCTTTCGGCTATGCCACAGGACCAGAACACAAGGACAGGATCTTTCCAAAGCGACAGGTCCCCAAACCTCCTGACATCCCCAAAGAACAATGTTGCCAGCCATGTCCATCAACCTGCTCTGCCCAAAGCACCTGGCCACAGCTCCCAGTCTCTGAGGAAGAGAATGGGGGGCCAGACGGCGAGAGGCAGCCCCTGAAGCTCACCGGTGGAGGTGGGTTGTTGGCGGGAGCAGCAGGCCGAGGTGCGCTGGCCAGCGGGGTGGTGGCAGGCCCAGAGGTGGAGCCCACAGATGCCGGTACAGGCGCTTCACCCAGCTCAGCCATGAGGGACAGATACTCTTTATCCATCCGCGCTTTATCCTGAGCAGACTGAGGATCACCAGGCCTGATGGCGGGGTGGGGGacacaaagagaaaggagaaaaatactcTTTAAGAAAGAATCATTTACCCGGAGGACTTTACACAGAGAAAAGTTCTGAGGAATTCAATCATCCTTTCCAACCCCTTCCTCAAGATAGCCTCATTCCATCTTGAGTTCCAGGCCCGGCTCTGTATGTGGGATGACCATATGTATGTCTGCCACAGCAGAGACCCCTGGGGCAAGAACAGAGGAGACAGTCAGCGCCAGACCACGGCCAGCCACGCCAGCCAGGAGAGCGCCACTTCTTCCAAATAGCAAGTTGCATCGAATTCTACACTCGTGGCTCGAAGGAAAGGGTGTCTATGCCAGAGCGGCTGCCAGATCTTCCTTAACAAAGCCTTCCCTGTTTGCCACCCAAAGTGGAAAAACGCTGCCATCAAGTGTCGCTTCACAACCCGTCAAAGATCTACAGATTGCTTGGTCTTCTTAAACCAATCTTAAGCAGCAAAAGGCAGTTAATTTCACATTGAGCCACAGCGAGAACACTTCTGCCCAGAATTGAAGTTTCCAGTTCTCCAGGGCTCAAGATGAGCAATAAAATAGGGGTGTTCTACACAGGCTGTTTCTAGGCATCCTCAGCTTTACATTACCCCACTCCAGACCACCCTCACAGAAAGGAAGCTTCTTTTGGGTCCACAGGTTAACAGCAACCAACCAATGTGCTACAAGAGCTGTCCTGTCCCCCACAAGCTACCAGGAAGCCCCTCCAGCCCTTTACCTTTGGAATTTGCAGTCAGAAGCAATGTGGCCAGCCCCTCCACACTTAGTACACACTGTGGTATTAGTAATGCTGCGGGTCTCTGAGCTCTGCCAGGGTCTCAAGATCctgttgagaaaaaaaaaagtcaactcgGGGGCTACGGCCAACCTCCCTGCTTGCACAGTTCTGCAGGTCTCCATGCACTCCCCGCAAGCTGATCACACACCTGTTGTCGTCTTCCCGCAGGGTCCCGTTCAAGCGAGCCAACTCCCGAAGCTGCATCTTCCGGAGATCATTCTGGTCCTCAGGGGTCTCAATACCCTGCTTCAGGATGTTTCTTATCTAGTAGAGATGCAAGAGGCAGTCATGGAAGCGCCAGGACCACCACCTAGATTTCTGGCGGGAGGCTTCCTTTCTGGCACCCTTACCTGTTCCACTGCTTTCTTCACATTTTCCATGGTATTGGCAGTCACCAGGGCATGAAGTGGCTCATCTTCTCCTGGCAACATCTGGCCATCTTTGCGCCCAACTTTCCCTTCTTTTACAGACCCTTTCCCCCGAATCATAATCTTGGCATTACACTCCTTCTCTATGTTCTTCAAGGTGTTCCCTCTGTCAGAGGCAGAAAGAATGGAGTTGTTACACCTGAGAAGCAAGTTCACAGGCCAAAGGGGACAGGGCCGGGTTGATGAGGCATTGGTAGGAAATCGTGAGAGCAGAGAATTGGATTTTCCCACCAAGAGCTCCGTGATCTCTAAGTTAAGGAGAGCCACAGCAAGCCTCAGATTTGACTTCTCTGCAGTAAGATGGGGAAGTTAAAAGATTTTCTCACAGAAAGGCATGAACTCAGCCAAAGCAAACTACCAAAAATGAGACAGTAAGCCACCAATGGCACCCGATTGGGCACAAGATAGACACATCTGCCAGGTTCTTAGAAATTCTGTATCCCATAGGATAGCAGTTGCTCACCTGGGCCCAATTAGCAGCCCCACAAAGTTGATTTCTGGATACTCATCTTGTGGAATCATTACTTTATCGCTCACACGTGTTGCTGGAGGTCTAAAGAAGAAAACGACTCAGATTCTGCACATTTCTTAAGCGATAACACAGATAATAGTGactataacataatataatagtGACTATAATAGTCACTATTTCTTCCAGAACTAACCAGTGGCACCACGTGTTAATTATAGGTGATCTGAAGTAAGAGGTGAGAAGTTAGTACCAAAATTGTTCCACCAGATCCCACACAAGCTGCATGTGTCCTTGCCCCAGGCGACCTAGCCCTCTGCTTACTTGTAGTCTGCAGGTGGCTTGAAATCAGGGTTGAGAGCAACCATTTCCGTGATGAGGTTATGCCGCTCCTCTTCCAGCTTTTTACGGGTGCGGAACTCGCGCGTGTTAAGCCGCTTCCCCTCGCTATTGTAGATGGGCTCAGGGGAAGGGGACCTGTGGGAAGCAGACCCTCGTTACTGCTCTGCCCTCACTTCTCTCTCGTTCCCACATGGGCTATACTAAGtcttccccagcccctctgcctctcaGCCCCTAACACAACACTCTTCGGAGGAACCGACCATAACGTGTGCTATTCAAGATCGTGTGGAATGGGGAGATGGAAGCTGGCTTAGCGTTAGGCGGACTGGGGTGTgtgtgagaaaggaaaaaaatggttttgCTTCTAAAAGTGatgagaggggggaaaaaagtctgTTCTTCTGGGGGAAAATCTTTGGACTGTAAATGGCAAGGACAGTATCATCCTCTGGAGTCTTCTTGCCAAATACAGATTTTCTTTCACTCGAAAAAAATTTACAACACTACAACTTTATAAACCACAGAAACCCCAAGTTTCGGTAAAATGTTAACTCTTGCAGAGCTCACGCCCTGTCAGGAAGAGCGTCTGTACCCCTACCACATAGTCACTATGAGCTCTTTAACCCAAGGCCACTGCAGCTACTTGGCCCCACAATGGAGAGAGATGGTTCAAGGCTTCGTCTCTGCTTTTCCTTCAATGGCCTGGCTGGCTGTGTCCAAGGCCCAGGAGTCAACCTGTTTTCTGGCTGTTCGAGGTTGGGGAGTCTGGGTAGAGAAAAACGTTAACGTGCTAAGGCAGCTTCTGAGAGAGGCTGCGAATGCAGATTTGGTCAAGTACTTGTCTagggtctgaacctgcaaacgGCAAGGGGGAAACCTATGATTCTCCACCAGAGTTTACAAGTCCAGAAAGcagattctctctctccctttttttaagGAGTAAAATGCTGTTGCTACAAGTAAAAAATAGTAATGATAAAATGGTCAGTTTACCACAGCTGGATTTTGCggtaataaaaaaagagaagttacACTCCTAGAATTCTGAGTTAAGATTACAAAAAGGACCATAGCTTGATATTCTGAATGAAAATTTAGTAGCAGCTGCAAGAAGGGAAGAGACCATGTGGATCAGGTTATTAAAAAAACATCCTGAAAGTAGTCAAGACTCCTATACCCTTGGTTTAGTTGAGAGAACCTTGCCTAGTTGGAGAGCAAGGACTGAACTCGGCTGCTCCCACTGTCTTCAGCCTAAAGGGAACCATGTCATACCACGTTACACACACGATGGAATACAAGGTCAGGTTTGTTCATGGCTATGACGGCTAAATGACACCTCCGTTTCTAACATTTGCATAAACTGTTAGCACAATCCATTAACAGTGAACACAGAAGCAAACATTCCCCAGCTCATCAGACTATCATCTTATACATTTAAGTCtataagagattttaaaacatttttaactgtGCAACTTAAGCAACATCAAAATGGTATAAAGTGGCTTAATATTGAGAATACACCTTCTTAAGAAATCATCTCATTAAGGTAAAAAACTCATGCATTTCCCTCCAACCTGGGCTCAAAAGCAAACCGATGAGGCAGTAGGGCCTCTTTCAAACTGAatacaagggaaaacaaaacctCTGCTCTGGTTTTATTTCTAACATGCTTGACATTTCTAATTCCCACCCCACAGCTGTCTAAAATGAAATTAAGCGTTCCTGCCTAATCACCAAAACAAGTTTTACCAGTACCAAATTGGTCGTTTAAAGGCCTTAGAGCAGTTTAACCTCTTCCCAAATTGTGGATGTGAAAGACAAAAGCTAGTATTCTAGAGGTTAGATTGGCCCGACTTCTTCACTTCAAATAGGCATCAAACAGATCAACTAAATGCTAATCCCAGTTCTCTAGGAAGCAAAGAAGCTTTGTTAAAAATTCAACCTTTTGAGAAATTGCCTGGTAACCTGTAGACATATTATTAAAGGGAAAAAGGCCAAAAAGGCACTAAACAGTTGTGGTCTACAATCTACaatgcaaatcttaaaaaaaaaaaaaaaagtcaaaaagatatataaaccATAACACAACCCTCCAACCAAAATCTgcagatgaaaaaataataaatttaattaagtaaaattaaagagCCAATATGGAGAAATAAGTTAATTTGTTTCCTGGCAAAAGCAGCAGAAAGATGCATAGGTGAGTGGCTTCTAAAACCATTACATCATCTTCCTGATTTAACAACCTATTATCAGCTAACAATAGCCAAAAACACGACTTGTTAAAGCAAAGTGTTTTCAACTATGTTGCATG
This genomic interval carries:
- the SF1 gene encoding splicing factor 1 isoform X14, which translates into the protein MATGANATPLDFPSKKRKRSRWNQDTMEQKTVIPGMPTVIPPGLTREQERAYIVQLQIEDLTRKLRTGDLGIPPNPEDRSPSPEPIYNSEGKRLNTREFRTRKKLEEERHNLITEMVALNPDFKPPADYKPPATRVSDKVMIPQDEYPEINFVGLLIGPRGNTLKNIEKECNAKIMIRGKGSVKEGKVGRKDGQMLPGEDEPLHALVTANTMENVKKAVEQIRNILKQGIETPEDQNDLRKMQLRELARLNGTLREDDNRILRPWQSSETRSITNTTVCTKCGGAGHIASDCKFQRPGDPQSAQDKARMDKEYLSLMAELGEAPVPASVGSTSGPATTPLASAPRPAAPANNPPPPSRPPWMSSGPSESRPYHGMHGGGPGGPGGGPHSFPHPLPSLTGGHGGHPMQHNPNGPPPPWMQPPPPPMNQGPHPPGHHGPPPMVPGKYACGLWGLSPASRKRYDAAAAYGHDAATAAAAQWAAPAPSLWSSSPMATAAAAASATPSAQQQYGFQYPLAMAAKIPPRGGDGPSHESEDFPRPLVTLPGRQPQQRPWWTGWFGKAA
- the SF1 gene encoding splicing factor 1 isoform X13, which produces MATGANATPLDFPSKKRKRSRWNQDTMEQKTVIPGMPTVIPPGLTREQERAYIVQLQIEDLTRKLRTGDLGIPPNPEDRSPSPEPIYNSEGKRLNTREFRTRKKLEEERHNLITEMVALNPDFKPPADYKPPATRVSDKVMIPQDEYPEINFVGLLIGPRGNTLKNIEKECNAKIMIRGKGSVKEGKVGRKDGQMLPGEDEPLHALVTANTMENVKKAVEQIRNILKQGIETPEDQNDLRKMQLRELARLNGTLREDDNRILRPWQSSETRSITNTTVCTKCGGAGHIASDCKFQRPGDPQSAQDKARMDKEYLSLMAELGEAPVPASVGSTSGPATTPLASAPRPAAPANNPPPPSRPPWMSSGPSESRPYHGMHGGGPGGPGGGPHSFPHPLPSLTGGHGGHPMQHNPNGPPPPWMQPPPPPMNQGPHPPGHHGPPPMGKSVPGKYACGLWGLSPASRKRYDAAAAYGHDAATAAAAQWAAPAPSLWSSSPMATAAAAASATPSAQQQYGFQYPLAMAAKIPPRGGDGPSHESEDFPRPLVTLPGRQPQQRPWWTGWFGKAA
- the SF1 gene encoding splicing factor 1 isoform X4; the encoded protein is MATGANATPLDFPSKKRKRSRWNQDTMEQKTVIPGMPTVIPPGLTREQERAYIVQLQIEDLTRKLRTGDLGIPPNPEDRSPSPEPIYNSEGKRLNTREFRTRKKLEEERHNLITEMVALNPDFKPPADYKPPATRVSDKVMIPQDEYPEINFVGLLIGPRGNTLKNIEKECNAKIMIRGKGSVKEGKVGRKDGQMLPGEDEPLHALVTANTMENVKKAVEQIRNILKQGIETPEDQNDLRKMQLRELARLNGTLREDDNRILRPWQSSETRSITNTTVCTKCGGAGHIASDCKFQRPGDPQSAQDKARMDKEYLSLMAELGEAPVPASVGSTSGPATTPLASAPRPAAPANNPPPPSRPPWMSSGPSESRPYHGMHGGGPGGPGGGPHSFPHPLPSLTGGHGGHPMQHNPNGPPPPWMQPPPPPMNQGPHPPGHHGPPPMDQYLGSTPVGSGVYRLHQGKGMMPPPPMGMMPPPPPPPSGQPPPPPSGPLPPWQQQQQQPPPPPPPSSSMASSTPLPWQQNTTTTTTSAGTGSIPPWQQQQAAAAASPGAPQMQGNPTMVPLPPGVQPPLPPGAPPPPPPPPPGSAGMMIPPRGGDGPSHESEDFPRPLVTLPGRQPQQRPWWTGWFGKAA
- the SF1 gene encoding splicing factor 1 isoform X21, giving the protein MVALNPDFKPPADYKPPATRVSDKVMIPQDEYPEINFVGLLIGPRGNTLKNIEKECNAKIMIRGKGSVKEGKVGRKDGQMLPGEDEPLHALVTANTMENVKKAVEQIRNILKQGIETPEDQNDLRKMQLRELARLNGTLREDDNRILRPWQSSETRSITNTTVCTKCGGAGHIASDCKFQRPGDPQSAQDKARMDKEYLSLMAELGEAPVPASVGSTSGPATTPLASAPRPAAPANNPPPPSLMSTTQSRPPWMSSGPSESRPYHGMHGGGPGGPGGGPHSFPHPLPSLTGGHGGHPMQHNPNGPPPPWMQPPPPPMNQGPHPPGHHGPPPMGKSVPGKYACGLWGLSPASRKRYDAAAAYGHDAATAAAAQWAAPAPSLWSSSPMATAAAAASATPSAQQQYGFQYPLAMAAKIPPRGGDGPSHESEDFPRPLVTLPGRQPQQRPWWTGWFGKAA
- the SF1 gene encoding splicing factor 1 isoform X12 — its product is MATGANATPLDFPSKKRKRSRWNQDTMEQKTVIPGMPTVIPPGLTREQERAYIVQLQIEDLTRKLRTGDLGIPPNPEDRSPSPEPIYNSEGKRLNTREFRTRKKLEEERHNLITEMVALNPDFKPPADYKPPATRVSDKVMIPQDEYPEINFVGLLIGPRGNTLKNIEKECNAKIMIRGKGSVKEGKVGRKDGQMLPGEDEPLHALVTANTMENVKKAVEQIRNILKQGIETPEDQNDLRKMQLRELARLNGTLREDDNRILRPWQSSETRSITNTTVCTKCGGAGHIASDCKFQRPGDPQSAQDKARMDKEYLSLMAELGEAPVPASVGSTSGPATTPLASAPRPAAPANNPPPPSLMSTTQSRPPWMSSGPSESRPYHGMHGGGPGGPGGGPHSFPHPLPSLTGGHGGHPMQHNPNGPPPPWMQPPPPPMNQGPHPPGHHGPPPMVPGKYACGLWGLSPASRKRYDAAAAYGHDAATAAAAQWAAPAPSLWSSSPMATAAAAASATPSAQQQYGFQYPLAMAAKIPPRGGDGPSHESEDFPRPLVTLPGRQPQQRPWWTGWFGKAA
- the SF1 gene encoding splicing factor 1 isoform X11 → MATGANATPLDFPSKKRKRSRWNQDTMEQKTVIPGMPTVIPPGLTREQERAYIVQLQIEDLTRKLRTGDLGIPPNPEDRSPSPEPIYNSEGKRLNTREFRTRKKLEEERHNLITEMVALNPDFKPPADYKPPATRVSDKVMIPQDEYPEINFVGLLIGPRGNTLKNIEKECNAKIMIRGKGSVKEGKVGRKDGQMLPGEDEPLHALVTANTMENVKKAVEQIRNILKQGIETPEDQNDLRKMQLRELARLNGTLREDDNRILRPWQSSETRSITNTTVCTKCGGAGHIASDCKFQRPGDPQSAQDKARMDKEYLSLMAELGEAPVPASVGSTSGPATTPLASAPRPAAPANNPPPPSLMSTTQSRPPWMSSGPSESRPYHGMHGGGPGGPGGGPHSFPHPLPSLTGGHGGHPMQHNPNGPPPPWMQPPPPPMNQGPHPPGHHGPPPMGKSVPGKYACGLWGLSPASRKRYDAAAAYGHDAATAAAAQWAAPAPSLWSSSPMATAAAAASATPSAQQQYGFQYPLAMAAKIPPRGGDGPSHESEDFPRPLVTLPGRQPQQRPWWTGWFGKAA
- the SF1 gene encoding splicing factor 1 isoform X20, with protein sequence MVALNPDFKPPADYKPPATRVSDKVMIPQDEYPEINFVGLLIGPRGNTLKNIEKECNAKIMIRGKGSVKEGKVGRKDGQMLPGEDEPLHALVTANTMENVKKAVEQIRNILKQGIETPEDQNDLRKMQLRELARLNGTLREDDNRILRPWQSSETRSITNTTVCTKCGGAGHIASDCKFQRPGDPQSAQDKARMDKEYLSLMAELGEAPVPASVGSTSGPATTPLASAPRPAAPANNPPPPSRPPWMSSGPSESRPYHGMHGGGPGGPGGGPHSFPHPLPSLTGGHGGHPMQHNPNGPPPPWMQPPPPPMNQGPHPPGHHGPPPMDQYLGSTPVGSGVYRLHQGKGMMPPPPMGMMPPPPPPPSGQPPPPPSGPLPPWQQQQQQPPPPPPPSSSMASSTPLPWQQNTTTTTTSAGTGSIPPWQQQQAAAAASPGAPQMQGNPTMVPLPPGVQPPLPPGAPPPPPPPPPGSAGMMIPPRGGDGPSHESEDFPRPLVTLPGRQPQQRPWWTGWFGKAA
- the SF1 gene encoding splicing factor 1 isoform X18, producing the protein MVALNPDFKPPADYKPPATRVSDKVMIPQDEYPEINFVGLLIGPRGNTLKNIEKECNAKIMIRGKGSVKEGKVGRKDGQMLPGEDEPLHALVTANTMENVKKAVEQIRNILKQGIETPEDQNDLRKMQLRELARLNGTLREDDNRILRPWQSSETRSITNTTVCTKCGGAGHIASDCKFQRPGDPQSAQDKARMDKEYLSLMAELGEAPVPASVGSTSGPATTPLASAPRPAAPANNPPPPSLMSTTQSRPPWMSSGPSESRPYHGMHGGGPGGPGGGPHSFPHPLPSLTGGHGGHPMQHNPNGPPPPWMQPPPPPMNQGPHPPGHHGPPPMDQYLGSTPVGSGVYRLHQGKGMMPPPPMGMMPPPPPPPSGQPPPPPSGPLPPWQQQQQQPPPPPPPSSSMASSTPLPWQQNTTTTTTSAGTGSIPPWQQQQAAAAASPGAPQMQGNPTMVPLPPGVQPPLPPGAPPPPPPPPPGSAGMMIPPRGGDGPSHESEDFPRPLVTLPGRQPQQRPWWTGWFGKAA
- the SF1 gene encoding splicing factor 1 isoform X2, whose product is MATGANATPLDFPSKKRKRSRWNQDTMEQKTVIPGMPTVIPPGLTREQERAYIVQLQIEDLTRKLRTGDLGIPPNPEDRSPSPEPIYNSEGKRLNTREFRTRKKLEEERHNLITEMVALNPDFKPPADYKPPATRVSDKVMIPQDEYPEINFVGLLIGPRGNTLKNIEKECNAKIMIRGKGSVKEGKVGRKDGQMLPGEDEPLHALVTANTMENVKKAVEQIRNILKQGIETPEDQNDLRKMQLRELARLNGTLREDDNRILRPWQSSETRSITNTTVCTKCGGAGHIASDCKFQRPGDPQSAQDKARMDKEYLSLMAELGEAPVPASVGSTSGPATTPLASAPRPAAPANNPPPPSLMSTTQSRPPWMSSGPSESRPYHGMHGGGPGGPGGGPHSFPHPLPSLTGGHGGHPMQHNPNGPPPPWMQPPPPPMNQGPHPPGHHGPPPMDQYLGSTPVGSGVYRLHQGKGMMPPPPMGMMPPPPPPPSGQPPPPPSGPLPPWQQQQQQPPPPPPPSSSMASSTPLPWQQNTTTTTTSAGTGSIPPWQQQQAAAAASPGAPQMQGNPTMVPLPPGVQPPLPPGAPPPPPPPPPGSAGMMIPPRGGDGPSHESEDFPRPLVTLPGRQPQQRPWWTGWFGKAA